One genomic window of Magnolia sinica isolate HGM2019 chromosome 3, MsV1, whole genome shotgun sequence includes the following:
- the LOC131238561 gene encoding oxysterol-binding protein-related protein 3C-like, with translation MQMVYATSWAISVYYAYQRTWKPFNPILGETYEMVNHGGVTFLAEQVSHHPPMSAGHAENDHFTYDVTSKLKTKFLGNSVDVIRSF, from the exons ATGCAGATGGTATATGCTA CATCATGGGCAATATCTGTTTACTATGCCTATCAACGAACCTGGAAGCCCTTCAATCCCATCCTTGGTGAGACTTATGAAATGGTTAATCATGGTGGCGTTACATTCCTTGCGGAGCAG gtgagtcATCATCCTCCAATGAGCGCGGGGCATGCAGAAAATGATCATTTTACCTATGACGTGACATCCAAGTTAAAGACCAAATTTCTGGGAAACTCCGTTGATGTGATTCGGTCCTTCTAA